Within Columba livia isolate bColLiv1 breed racing homer chromosome 22, bColLiv1.pat.W.v2, whole genome shotgun sequence, the genomic segment TGGACCCGGGCGCCGTTGGGCTGCCGGTGGCTGGGGGACGCGGGCCGGGCGGAGCGGCCGAGCTGGGCTGCGGGGCAGCGGGCTCAGCGTCCGCTCGCACGGACACGGGGGAACTTGGGGGCGATTTGTTTTCCCCGTACAGAGCGTCTCTGACACTTAACCAGGAGGAGGATGTCGTGTTTAAATAAAGCACCACCTTTCCCATACACTTCTGGGTGCGAGGTTCCCTGCTAGAAATCCCAGATTCCCACCGAGATGTGTGTTGGGTCAGGTCACTGTGGGTGCTGGAAAATAACAGTAACTTGGGCTGGTTCTAATTCTGTTGGTGTTATCTGACAGTGACCACGTAGCTGTTCTGCAGACTGGACAGTTAGCAGAGGGTCACGCATCTCCTGCCGTCCCGAAACACCTAACTGGTGCCTCCGTACGGGGGAAGGACGGGTGGTGGGAATGAAATGCGCTCTGCCAGAACTTATTTTGCACAAGTTCCTTTTGGCaacaatttttgctccaaacTCGGACCTTTTGTGTGTCTGTCAAAGGGAGCAGCGCAGATGGACACGTACGGTTCAAGACACGATGCTCTGTTTCTGAGTTGATTGTCACGTCTCTTGGGATTCTGCAGCTCGTTAAATCATGTCACGAAAGGCGAAGCGCGGGgttggcagctgcagctcccgggCTGTCCCGACCGGGACCCCGTGGTGCCCAGCGGCTGCTCCGCGGGTGCTGGATGGGGACGCAGGGAGCGTCTCGCGCCGTTCTGAGGAGCCGCGCTCCGGCACAGCCCGGAGCCTGCGCGTCCAGCGCGTCCTGCTGGTTTGCTCTGTGTCTGGTCAGCTTTTAGAAAAGTATTGCATTTTCTCTGAGCTGCACCTTCGCCAGCACCGCGGGAGCGGAGGAAGGAGTGCTTACCGTAGCGGTGCTGCTGGTTCCGCTTTGCGGTTCTGCGGTATTGCCAGCTCCGGGCTGGTTTATGTGACTTTCATAATGCTGCTCAGTTTATTAAATTTCTGCAGGAatgttttgcttccttttgctCATATTCCTCAAAGCCCCATCTAGTCAGACGCAAAAGACAGAGTCCACTGCAGAACTGGTATTTAGTAAAGCTCATTAGGAGGTTTGTGAGCATTTGGTTGTCCAATTTCTGGCCTCTCTTAGAGGTCGGATTCCCCACCCAGGAGGACCAAGGCAGCTTTTTCAGCGTGGGTGCTCTGTGTGAAGTCCCGCGCGTGCGTGCTGGGCGCCGCCGCTCGCTCCTGGCAGACGCGGGCGCTCCGGCCTGAGAGCACCGCTGTTGGGGCGCCAGGGGACGCGGCACCCCACGCTGCGCGCCATAGGGGCTAAATGCAgactcttttaaaaattactccAGTGAGCATTtgcccttctccttccttcccaaatctcctcctctcttctgcGTTTTGTCTCCATTTCAGCTGAGTGCCAGCGTGACACGGTGGTGCTTGGGAGCTGAAAACGTGGGGCCCTGTGGCTGATGCCGTTTTGATGTTCCCCGTTTTCCCGTCCCTGCGGAGCGCTGCCCGGGCCGTGTCTGCTCCTGACCCGGGCCCCCGGGCCCCGGAGACGCTGCTCGCCTTTCCCGTCTCCGCTGACAGTTTTTGTGCTTCTTCCAGAAGAGCTTTGTTCGGATCCAGCCCCTGGAGCCGGCGCGGAGCCCGTGCTGTGTGTGAACTCTGCTCCGCTGCATGTAATCAGCTGGAAACGCTCCGGTAATGGGAGCAGATTGCACAGCCAGTGGCTGGGATGCTTTTAAGAATAAAGGGCAGCACATGCACTCAAACCAGACCTgcgtttttttcctctcctgcagCTATTTATTTTGCCTCCTGCTCGGAGGGATTCTTTGATGTAGCGTGACGTGCACGCGCGACCCATCCTTTCTGTCTCCGTTGCACAAAGCAGGTGACAGAGCCCGCTGCCCCCCCATACACTGAATGTAAAGAGAAGCATTTTCACTGCCAGGAGCCATctgccagggcagggctgccctcTTGGATGAATGCTTTTCTATAAGCGATGCCAAGCCTGTCTTGTTCCTTTATGGTGTGAGCCCAGAGGTTAAATGTGTGGTTGTGGTAGTTCTTGCACCAACCCACAGCAGCCTTCTGGGTGAGGAGTGGGAGCCGGCAGGCGGGTTCGGAGAGGGACAGACGAGCTCACCCTCAGCCCGCGGCAGCTCCTGGCCCGCTCCTCAGAGCTGCCGCCGCTCTGGGCTCCGGCGCGGGTCCCGCCGCCGCTCTGGGCTCCGGCGCGGGTCCCGCCGCCGCTCTGCGGAGCCGCAGCCTGCGCGGGTTCTGCGCGGCCCTTCCCGCAGCCTGCTTCAGGGGCCGAGGCGGCGGTGCTGGGGCCCAGCCGCGCTCTCCCCTGCCCCGGGGAGATTCTGCTGTAATCTCCTCCGGCCTTGCCTCAGCAGGTTATTTTCGGAAGGGCTGTCGCATTATCCAGCGGCTGAGGCCGGCGGGAAGGGGTCGCAGCTCCGCTGCGCGCCCAccgctccagccccttcccacgGCCCGATGGGCAGTGTCACCGCGCTTTCTGAGCCCCGAATCCTGCGCGAAGCGCTGGAGTTGTTTGTGTTACCAGTCTGTAAGCAGGAAATACCGAAAGAGGGTCATGTTCGCGTTGAGGGAATCTTGCAGTTGTATGGATATTAATAGCCAAGATGTGAACGTTGACTTGCGATGTCCTCTGGGCCAGGGACTGGGTGTCGTCTGCCCCCGGCCTCAAGTGCCCCGTGACAGCGTCTCTGAGGCCTTGAACTGCGGCTCTGGACATCTGGGGCCAGTTCTGAGCTGCTTCGACTTCCCTCGAGACCTTGGGCCGAGTCACTCGTGCACCCTGAAGCTGGAGCAGCCCTGGTGCTGTGCCTGTTGTCCTCAGGATGGGGTGTGTGAATCCACCGGgcagtgctggtgctgtgccTGTTGTCCTCAGGATGGGGTGTGTGAATCCACCGGgcagtgctggtgctgtgccTGTTGTCCTGGGGACGGGGTGCGTTGTCCCGGAGCCTCTGGTCCCTGTAATGCGGATCAGTGAGACTGTCAGTCAGCTCCGCGGCTCATCCTCTGGTTGAGGACGCTGGTTGTTCTCAGGGCGCTTGGCCTTTGCTCGAGCCCGCTGCCCCGACAGCGCTGTGAGTAAAGTCACCGCGCTTGGGAGGAAATACATGGGAAAGGCAGAGGACAAATATGGCCTTGTTTAAAGGAACTATTGGGTTTTATCGTGACCTAAAGCAACGTGCCTTATTCAGCAGTTTGTAAAAACAGGAAGCTTTATTTAGAAGGCTACGGCACTTGCTGAATCATGGAGCAGGAGAGCACAGAGTGCAAGAATTAGTTTAAACAGAGCAAGTTTGGCAATTTATGGAGCTTTTCTTGTGTCCTCAAAGTTCAGTGTTGGTTGCCTTGACCAGACGCATCAGACACTACCGCGGTGCGGCAGAGGAGGTGAAATCCCGGTAATCACTGGGGCAGTTTGCTCTCCTAAGGGAGACTGCTCATGGAAAATCCAACCTCCTCTTCGCCGTgaggggttttggggtttggaggggaaaagaaagcaaatggtgGTGGCCACATTGGCTCCGGACCTTCTCAGAGCTTTACTGGAAACTTGTATTTACAGCACCCTCCTTCCTGTGCAGGGATCTGTTTTCAGGTTAATCAGAAACAGCCCAGACTCACACTTGGACACATGTGTTTGGCTTTGCACCTGCTGCTCCGGGTGCCGTTTCCGTTTGATGGGTGGGAAGCTGGGTGTGTGCCCTGGGCGACGTCCCGCGCTGGCGTTGGTGCGGCTCCTCGGCTCTGCAGCCCCCCGTGCAGCGTTTTCCCGTCTCTAGATCCAACGTGAGCAGCTCAGGATCTTATCTGTGTCACTTCAGCGCCGTGCGTTGCGCAAGTACAAACGGGGTGAGAGATTCGGTGTCTGTTAACGCGGGGCAACGGCGCAGCCCCCCGCAGGgcgggagggagaggagggcgAGGCTGGTGCTCCTCGCTGCAGCCTCACCTCCCGCTGCGAGCAGTTCTGTCTCTGATCCTTGCAGCCTGCGGTTCTGGGTGACCTGGCCATTCCGCGATAAACGCTTTCTTTATTTACAAGAATAAAAGGGCaagggggaggaagggacacagcagattattattatttttttaaaatatcttaaaacCTTCGCAGTGCGGAACCAGCTCCGTCTTGGGCTCCGGTTTTCTCCTCCTCTGGGTCCCCGAGTGAACTTTGTGTTTGTGAAGCGTTAAGCAGCCAGTTGGCGGCGGCTGGTGGAGCTGCGTGTGCGTTCCTGCAGGGCTGACGGGGACGCGCCCTGGGCGCCCGGCCCGCGGCTCGCCGGCTGACCTGCGCGGTGCCCGCCGCACCACTagccttcctttcctccccttgTAACTTCAGCTGAAAGAAACATGGGCTTCCATTCCATCCCATTCCATTCATGTCCACCTGCATCGTGCTGCCCCTTCCCTGGGGACTCCTGCTTGGTCTGCATGAGACTCCTGTTGGTTTGGtgcctttcctgctgctttATACACTGGTCTAGAGCTTTTCCTGGCTAGGAGCCCTCCAGTAGTGACTGTTATTGTAGAAAACCTGGTCACTGCCCGCGCTGCCCCCGTATCGTACAGTGAGTTGTAGCAATTACGTGCTGGGGAGGAAACGAAGTGATCGGGAAAGGCCAACTCCATAGCGAGCAGCAGCTGACTTTATTTTAAACCAATTAAATTGGGGAATAGAGGGTGCTGTTAAGTTCAGCCCCtagtaaaagaaaacagtgcaggaaaatgcagtgtATTAGCAGAAGCATGATTGTCTAGGCTTGTAGTAAACCCTGTGTAACTCTTGAAAGTATTAACACACGGCAGCATGCAGGGAATGATGAGGAGTGACGGAGAGGACCGCGCACGGGACAGAGATGGTTTCAGTGGCAGAACGTATTGATGTGGGTTCTGTGCCGCTCTGGGGGTGGCGGTGGACACCGAGCTCCGGAGCGGCGCCGGCTCTTCCGCACGCGGCTCGCTCGGTTTTAAATAGGACACCTTGCAGCGCTCGGGGGGAAGATTAATCCCCTATGGGGTTAATCCTTAAATCCTTGGCGTTCGACTTGTGAACAAGGGAGGGAAGTTTGCAATATTCTCGGAAGTGCTCGGGGACCTCGTCGTTGATGGTTTGCTGTCTCTTGTGGTTAACTTGGTGGGCACATGTTCCTCTGGAGCTGCTTTTGGCAAGCACGTGTGTGTTTGAAAGACGTGTGGAGCAGGAGAGCGCGGGAGCtggggcgcggggcggggggtgcgTGGAGGCGAGTCCGTGCCGACACTAACCCGCTCCCGCGGCGCCGCGCGCTCTCGTCTCTGTGTCGCGCTCCTAACCTCGCTGTGCAGATAACCAGCCTGGTGTGAGAGCCCGAGCCTCGTCCTgcagctgtctgtctgtccgttcGCTGAATGCTAAGTGTTCCCTGTCCGTTTTCTGTCTTGCAGCATCTGGAGAGGGCCCAATGTGAACTGCGTTGACAGTACTGGATACACCCCGCTGCACCACGCTGCTCTGAACGGGCATAAGTGAGTGATCGTACCGTGCTGGTCAGAGGGACGCTGAGTGCCGTAGAGCTGCGGTTTCTGGGCAGTTCAGTCACCAAACACCCAAAGGCGGCGGTAGTGCAGCACGACACCATCTTCAGGACAAGCGCTGAAGGACACGGGTGCAGTGAAGCTGTAGAGGCGCTGCCTGCTGCACTGTGGTCACACATCACAAATCTGGCAAAACACTGGCTTTTCAACCAGCCTTTTGCTGATAAGCCATTTGGCTAAGACAGAACGACACGTTCAGGGTGCTTCTCCAGTAACAGTCCTGTGCAGTCTGTCTGCTGTCCCACGTGTTGCTGTGCCTGCACCActgaaaatgtgcttttgtgCATTAGTATGTTTTTAAGTAACTCCAGTCTTCAGCGCGGTACATCTCCTGTTGTTCATTGCTACTTAAGATGTTGAGAAACTGAGCGCATTGTTCAGTTATTCATCTGCATTGTGCTGGTGCCTTTCGCTTGTCACCGGAGCGGCTCGGGGATGGCCTCGGTCCCCGCTGGCTCCGTTAGTGGGAAGGTAACACAGATCTTTCCGGAGCTCGCCTCAACAGCATTGCATTCTCTTTCCTTGGGCAGCACTTAATAGGAACGTTTTAAAATCACCTGTTCAGATGAACTTTGTGTAGAGTACTTACTGCAGAATGTGGGCCGTGGAACAGGGCCCGAACGCCTGATGGGCTCgagtttccttctcttgcaGGGATGTGGTGGAAGTGCTGCTGAGGAACGACGCGCTGACCAACGTGGCAGACTGCAAAGGCTGCTACCCCCTGCACCTGGCAGCGTGGAAGGGCGACGCGGACATCGTGAGGCTCCTCATCCACCAGGGACCCTCGCACACTAAAGTGAATGAGCAGGTCTGCCTGTTTTCCCGTATACCATGGAATCGCTTCCCTCGGATGGAGACGCGCTGCTCCAGACGGCTCCTGGCCCTTCCCAAACTAGTAGCAATGGTTGTAAATTCCTACTTGCTAATGGGACAGGAAGGGCAGTGCCTAAAGTGATACCCCCGGTTCTGAGTTAGTGGTTGAATGAGCGGGTATATAAGTTTATCTAGAGAGGTATAGATGTGAGAGCCACTCAGCACCTAGGAAGCGGTCTCCTGCTTTCATACTGGGCTTCTGAAACTAACCCATAGTGTTTGCTTTCAGTTGCTGGATAGCTGAAAGGTTTCTAGTGCTGTCAAAGGACACACTGGCTCCCTTCTTGGGGACTAATCAAAGCAGCTTTGTTTGGCCACGCTCTCTTAGCTCCTCTCCTGGCTTGTCTCTAGCACTTGCTCCAGTTAGCTCATTTGTAAGCTGTAAGATAATTTTAGCCCTACTTGCCCCCAGATAAGTCCCAGCTTAATCTTAAAGAACTGTTTTCTCAggcaagaaagcaaaagaaaaaggggattGTTTGCCCTGTGTCACACTGATGGGATTTGCTCCAGGACGGCGGGGGACTGGCCTGCAGAGGCAGCGGTTCCGTGCAGCGGCAGCCGCGTCACCTGGAGCGCTGGCTCCGTCTGGCCGCCCCTGGAGGGCGCGGGTGTCCCGCAGCTCAGGAGCCCCTGGAACGCTGCTGCAGCAAGACCCAGGTGTTGTTTAGGAGTTTCGGACAAGGGCCTGGCTTACTGAGCGGGGTTGCTGAACACTGAGCCTGAGCCATGTGGTACTTCGGGGAGCCGAGGAGCGAACTCCCTTGGGCTGGTTTGAGGAGTCCCCGTCCCGCTTCCAGCCGGACCTGCAGCCACCGACGTGCCACACGTAGCTTTGCTGTTCCTCAGTACAGGACGGCTGGCTTGATGCATCAGGCTGCTCCGCGGCCTCGAAAgcatcacaaaatgaaaaatatggtGGTAATGCTATTGTCCACCACTCCCCAACGGAGCAGAAATAGCTAAGAGTGTGTGTTTTAATGTCTCTGGTAGGGCTTTCCACTGCAGTCGATAGTGTCTTCGGGCACAGCCGCAGGCATTCAGTCTGTTTCAGCAGGGCGGGGTGTAGCTAGCTGTCTGCAGTCAACCCCATAGGAATTGACTGGGCGCCCCAAGTATAAACTTTCTGCTCCGAGTAGGACAGGTGTAGAGAAAGCTTTGCAAAAGATTAAAAGCTTAGTGTAATCCCTCCAGGTAATGTTTCATTAACGTCTGTTTAGCAGGAGCCTCTTTAACCGAGAAGAGTCAGGCGAGCGGCCCGTGCGGTGTTCGCAGGCTGGTGACCGGCGGCTGGGGTCACAGGACCCGCGGCTGCAGGTTTGCTGTTAATGGCTTTGACTGGAACAAGATGCTGAGTCCTGTCATTCCCCCCTGGGAGTCGCCCATTGCTTTGTTGCTATATCTCACCCATTTCATTatcacatttttgtttctttttcctcttcctttttgtaGAATGCTCTTGAGATCAAAGAACTCAAAAAGTACGGCCCCTTTGACCCATATATCAATGCCAAGGTGTGTACTTTGCTGTCCGCATTTCACTGCATCGTGACTCCACGCTGCACTCGCGTGCTTCCAGGTGCAATGTCATCCACTCGCAGTAACACCTGTTCAGTTTGCAGCTGCCCGGGGAGGAGGAAAACACGACCGCTCCTTTACTGTGGGTTTCTTTCTTCAAAGCAGTTATAGAAACATAAATTAAGGGAAGTTTTTCCTTACTTTCCTGGGGGTTTCTTCATTGCTTAGCCTTGTAGGACACGCGGTGATGGTCAGTTTGCTTGGTTTGGCTGGATGACTTCCAAAAGGTAAtgttatttcaattaaaatgctCTAGGTCTTGTTTCATGTGCTAACGTTGCTGATCAATGCAAAGagatggaattttttttccctgcttaaACATGGATGCATCTTTTCTGTGGGCTGTTGGGAGTGAATTTTCATGCCTTTTCTCCTGCAAAATGCACAATGGTGTGTCTGTCGTTGGAGCGGACGGTTAACTCCGGTGGTGGTGGGAGGAGGGTCGGCAGCGATGCTCACACCTCCCTTCCCAGTCCTTCGTGTCCTGCTTGTTGCATCAGTCTCTCTTTTGGTGTGAAGTCTGTTGTGTCGCCTGACCCTCCGCCCTGGCCTCTCTTCTGTTTCCTCGCCTCTCTGCTCCTCGCTTGCTCTGGGTTGTTCTTGAGCTACAAGcaggcaggacagcagcag encodes:
- the LOC135576001 gene encoding uncharacterized protein LOC135576001, whose amino-acid sequence is MFPPPYSLDFVCDPQTEETSLQFLHQPTAAFWVRSGSRQAGSERDRRAHPQPAAAPGPLLRAAAALGSGAGPAAALGSGAGPAAALRSRSLRGFCAALPAACFRGRGGGAGAQPRSPLPRGDSAVISSGLASAGYFRKGCRIIQRLRPAGRGRSSAARPPLQPLPTARWAVSPRFLSPESCAKRWSCLCYQSVSRKYRKRVMFALRESCSCMDINSQDVNVDLRCPLGQGLGVVCPRPQVPRDSVSEALNCGSGHLGPVLSCFDFPRDLGPSHSCTLKLEQPWCCACCPQDGVCESTGQCWCCACCPQDGVCESTGQCWCCACCPGDGVRCPGASGPCNADQ